A stretch of Perognathus longimembris pacificus isolate PPM17 chromosome 1, ASM2315922v1, whole genome shotgun sequence DNA encodes these proteins:
- the LOC125364818 gene encoding probable global transcription activator SNF2L2, producing the protein MFDQKSSSHERRAFLQAILEHEEENEEEDEVPDDETLNQMIARREEEFDLFMRMDMDRRREDARNPKRKPRLMEEDELPSWIIKDDAEVERLTCEEEEEKIFGRGSRQRRDVDYSDALTEKQWLRAIEDGNLEEMEEEVRLKKRKRRRNVDKDPVKEDVEKAKKRRGRPPAEKLSPNPPKLTKQMNAIIDTVINYKDSSGRQLSEVFIQLPSRKELPEYYELIRKPVDFKKIKERIRNHKYRSLGDLEKDVMLLCHNAQTFNLEGSQIYEDSIVLQSVFKSARQKIAKEEESEDDSNEEEEEEEEEESESEAKSVKVKIKLNKKDEKGRDKGKGKKRPNRGKAKPVVSDFDSDEEQDENEQSEASGTDDE; encoded by the exons ATGTTTGATCAGAAGTCTTCAAGCCACGAGCGGAGGGCATTCCTGCAGGCCATATTGGAACatgaagaggaaaatgaggaagaagatgaagtaCCAGACGACGAGACTCTGAACCAAATGATTGCTCGACGCGAGGAAGAATTTGACCTTTTTATGCGCATGGACATGGACCGGCGGAGAGAAGATGCTCGAAATCCAAAGCGTAAACCGCGCCTAATGGAGGAAGATGAGCTGCCCTCTTGGATTATTAAGGATGATGCTGAAGTAGAAAGGCTCACgtgtgaagaagaggaagagaaaatatttggCAGGGGCTCTCGCCAGCGCCGCGATGTGGACTACAGCGATGCCCTCACAGAGAAGCAATGGCTCCGGGCCATCGAAGACGGCaatttggaagaaatggaagaggaagtacggcttaagaaaagaaaaaggcgaAGAAATGTGGATAAAGATCCCGTGAAGGAagatgtggaaaaagctaagaagaGAAGAGGCCGCCCTCCAGCTGAGAAACTCTCACCAAATCCGCCCAAACTGACAAAGCAGATGAATGCTATCATCGACACTGTTATAAACTACAAAGACAG TTCAGGGCGACAGCTCAGTGAAGTCTTCATTCAGTTACCTTCCAGAAAAGAGTTACCAGAGTACTATGAATTAATTAGGAAGCCAGTGGATTTCAAAAAAATCAAGGAGAGAATTCGTAACCATAAGTACCGGAGCCTGGGCGACCTGGAGAAAGACGTCATGCTTCTCTGTCACAATGCACAGACATTCAACTTAGAGGGATCCCAGATTTATGAAGATTCCATCGTCTTACAGTCAGTGTTTAAGAGTGCTCGGCAGAAAATTGCCAAAGAAGAAGAGAGTGAGGATGATagcaatgaggaagaggaagaagaagaggaagaggagtccGAGTCAGAGGCAAAATCTGTTAAGGTGAAAATCAAGCTTAATAAAAAAGATGAGAAAGGGCGGGACAAAGGAAAAGGCAAGAAAAGGCCAAATCGAGGGAAAGCCAAACCTGTTGTGAGTGATTTTGACAGTGATGAAGAGCAGGATGAAAACGAACAGTCAGAAGCAAGTGGGACTGATGATGAGTGA
- the Higd1c gene encoding HIG1 domain family member 1C has translation MIYSNHINLLLLERKMSSDNQWTADKDEGQFSRLIRKSRDSPFVPVGKYKLAEYRETVQALLLGVLYSMYKDYIRPRFFSASKK, from the exons ATGATTTACAGTAACCACATTAATCTTTTGTTACTAGAGAGAAAGATGTCTTCAGATAACCAGTGGACAGCAGATAAGGATGAAGGTCAATTTTCCAGACTGATCAGGAAGTCTAGAGACTCTCCATTTGTCCCTGTAGGTAAGTACAAGTTGGCTGAATACAGGGAAACTGTACAGGCA CTACTTCTAGGTGTTCTCTATTCTATGTATAAGGATTACATTAGACCTCGATTCTTCAGTGCTTCCAAAAAATGA